The following are encoded together in the Proteiniphilum saccharofermentans genome:
- a CDS encoding outer membrane beta-barrel protein — translation MRSDDKYIDKPDDFARKVGNKLREHRIPVDPEVWDSLTDRLRPCRKPVFTYWSWGVAGVAVVLLSVLFLLNPFGKEPLLTEDSQFPEQIRKEKVIKPESRIQVAATTDQTGSPKPSQGVMPTEDVKPAEIVELVDVLDPIEVAELSENEISGGIPVPEKMPNQEEVIRYEVEELPVGGLLAENGNSSPPQEQRGLRSLIAALGSGGAPLDFSLGIYDTDEKIYDGYFPGGGLHDGSGVGSGGESNLLDPDDYTEVIHRLPVSFSLTADFPIAEDMTLETGLSYTYLSSRYRRNDNFIYRGTLRQHYLGIPVNLRYTVWQNDVWNVYLLGGGSVEKGLRSIYKQEIEQNGGVVYHTNLYSRIKGLQFSAQGGAGFSYQLQGNLSLFGEPRIVYYFRNNQPMSARTENPLIFGLNMGIRLQFK, via the coding sequence ATGCGGTCAGATGATAAATATATAGATAAACCGGATGACTTTGCGAGGAAAGTCGGCAATAAGCTGCGCGAGCATCGGATACCTGTAGACCCAGAGGTGTGGGATTCGTTAACGGACAGACTCCGGCCATGCAGGAAGCCTGTTTTCACCTATTGGTCGTGGGGGGTAGCAGGCGTAGCTGTGGTATTGCTCTCGGTATTGTTTTTATTGAACCCTTTTGGGAAAGAACCTTTACTTACAGAGGACTCGCAATTCCCCGAACAAATAAGAAAGGAAAAAGTTATAAAGCCGGAAAGCAGGATACAGGTAGCAGCAACTACGGATCAGACAGGATCTCCAAAACCGTCGCAGGGTGTTATGCCAACTGAGGATGTAAAACCGGCAGAAATTGTAGAGTTGGTTGATGTTCTGGATCCGATTGAAGTTGCTGAGTTGTCAGAAAATGAAATATCAGGTGGGATCCCAGTGCCGGAGAAGATGCCCAATCAGGAAGAAGTTATAAGGTATGAGGTGGAAGAACTTCCGGTGGGAGGGTTATTGGCTGAGAATGGTAATTCTTCCCCTCCTCAGGAGCAACGCGGACTTCGGTCGTTGATAGCGGCTTTGGGGAGCGGTGGTGCCCCTTTGGATTTTTCATTAGGTATTTATGATACTGATGAAAAAATCTATGATGGTTATTTTCCGGGGGGTGGCCTTCATGACGGAAGTGGAGTGGGTTCCGGAGGAGAGTCCAATTTACTTGATCCGGATGATTATACCGAGGTCATTCATCGTCTTCCCGTCTCATTCAGCCTGACGGCTGATTTTCCAATTGCTGAGGACATGACTCTGGAAACCGGATTGTCCTACACTTACCTTTCTTCTCGTTACAGGCGCAATGATAATTTCATTTACCGGGGTACATTACGGCAACACTATTTAGGTATACCGGTAAACCTGAGATATACCGTGTGGCAAAATGATGTATGGAACGTGTATTTGCTGGGTGGCGGGAGCGTCGAGAAGGGACTTCGCTCAATTTACAAACAGGAGATCGAGCAAAATGGCGGCGTGGTATATCACACTAATCTCTATAGCAGGATCAAAGGGTTACAGTTTTCTGCACAGGGCGGAGCCGGATTCAGCTATCAGTTGCAGGGGAACCTAAGTCTGTTCGGTGAGCCTCGGATTGTCTACTATTTCAGGAATAACCAACCAATGAGCGCCCGCACGGAAAATCCGTTGATATTCGGATTAAATATGGGGATAAGACTACAGTTTAAGTGA
- a CDS encoding RNA polymerase sigma factor yields the protein MSEQRLILACKQGKLWARKEVYDQYAPAMMALCRRYVSDMEDAKDVLQEGFLKIFVEIGQYSGKGSFGGWIRKIFVNTSLDYMRKKNRLKQKELLTDVEMECSGSVPDMADITADDLIRCIDELPDTHRAVFNLFAVEGFSHREIAALLNIPESTSRSFFFRARQLLQKKVTELMDHR from the coding sequence ATGTCGGAACAACGATTAATACTTGCTTGCAAGCAGGGAAAATTGTGGGCGAGGAAAGAAGTGTACGACCAGTACGCTCCTGCCATGATGGCTCTATGCAGGCGCTATGTCTCCGATATGGAAGATGCCAAAGACGTGTTACAGGAAGGCTTCCTGAAAATTTTTGTTGAAATAGGACAATATTCGGGAAAAGGTTCTTTTGGAGGATGGATAAGGAAAATTTTTGTGAATACCTCACTCGATTATATGCGGAAGAAGAATCGCCTGAAGCAGAAAGAATTGTTAACGGATGTTGAGATGGAATGTTCCGGCAGTGTTCCCGATATGGCAGATATCACAGCTGACGATTTAATCCGTTGTATCGACGAGCTTCCCGATACCCATCGAGCGGTTTTTAATCTCTTTGCGGTGGAGGGTTTTAGCCATCGGGAAATTGCTGCATTGCTGAATATTCCCGAAAGCACGTCACGTTCATTCTTTTTCAGGGCGAGGCAGTTATTGCAAAAGAAGGTCACAGAATTAATGGATCACAGATAA
- the guaB gene encoding IMP dehydrogenase, which produces MSFIADKIIMEGLTFDDLLLVPAYSEVLPKNVDLSTQFSRNISLNIPMVSAAMDTVTETTMAIAIAREGGIGVIHKNMSIAEQAKQVRAVKRAENGMILNPISITPDKKVSDALAMMAEFKIGGIPVVDRDNKLEGIVTNRDLRFEKSMEKQISEVMTKENLVTTRQTANLEDAAEILQQYKIEKLPVVDSNNKLVGLITYKDITKAKDKPFACKDEQGRLRVAAGIGVTHDSVERATALIEAGVDAIVIDTAHGHSKGVADMLRLVKKTFPEIDVVVGNIATGDAARFLVDAGADAVKVGIGPGSICTTRVIAGVGVPQLSAIYEVATALKGTGVPVIADGGLRYSGDIVKALAAGGSSVMMGSLLAGTEESPGETIIFNGRKFKSYRGMGSLSAMQQGSKDRYFQDVEDDIKKLVPEGIEARVPFKGTLQEVVYQMVGGLRSGMGYCGAANIKKLHEAKFTRISSAGYVESHPHGVMITREAPNYSKGSE; this is translated from the coding sequence ATGTCATTTATTGCAGATAAAATCATCATGGAAGGGTTGACTTTCGACGACCTTCTGTTAGTCCCCGCTTATTCGGAGGTACTCCCCAAGAATGTAGATCTCTCTACGCAGTTTTCCAGAAATATATCACTTAATATTCCTATGGTGTCGGCTGCTATGGATACAGTGACCGAAACCACAATGGCCATCGCGATTGCCCGCGAAGGAGGGATCGGTGTGATCCATAAGAATATGAGCATTGCGGAGCAGGCCAAACAGGTACGAGCCGTGAAACGTGCCGAAAACGGAATGATCCTGAACCCTATCAGTATTACTCCCGATAAGAAAGTGTCTGATGCACTGGCCATGATGGCCGAGTTCAAAATCGGCGGGATTCCTGTAGTGGACAGGGATAATAAACTGGAAGGTATCGTCACGAACCGGGATCTCCGTTTTGAGAAGTCGATGGAGAAGCAGATCAGTGAAGTGATGACAAAGGAGAATCTGGTCACTACCCGCCAGACGGCTAACCTGGAGGATGCCGCGGAGATCCTTCAGCAATATAAAATCGAAAAATTGCCCGTGGTTGACTCCAATAATAAGTTGGTTGGTCTGATCACCTATAAAGATATCACAAAAGCGAAGGATAAGCCGTTTGCCTGCAAAGATGAACAGGGGCGACTGCGTGTGGCAGCAGGAATTGGTGTGACGCACGACTCTGTCGAAAGGGCGACAGCCCTTATTGAGGCGGGTGTGGATGCGATCGTGATCGATACTGCGCATGGACATTCTAAAGGGGTGGCAGATATGCTTAGGCTGGTAAAGAAGACCTTCCCCGAAATCGATGTGGTGGTGGGTAATATTGCTACCGGAGATGCCGCCAGGTTTTTGGTCGATGCCGGTGCCGATGCCGTAAAGGTGGGAATAGGCCCCGGATCGATATGTACCACCCGTGTAATTGCCGGGGTAGGAGTACCCCAGTTGTCGGCCATCTATGAAGTGGCTACCGCACTGAAAGGCACGGGTGTCCCTGTGATCGCTGACGGTGGATTGCGCTATTCGGGAGATATTGTAAAAGCGTTGGCGGCAGGAGGTTCCTCGGTGATGATGGGCTCATTGCTTGCCGGCACGGAAGAGTCGCCCGGTGAGACAATTATCTTCAATGGCCGTAAATTCAAATCTTATCGTGGAATGGGATCACTCTCTGCCATGCAACAAGGTTCGAAAGACCGTTATTTCCAGGATGTGGAGGATGATATCAAGAAGCTTGTTCCGGAGGGGATTGAAGCCCGTGTACCGTTTAAAGGAACGCTGCAGGAGGTGGTCTATCAGATGGTGGGTGGACTTCGTTCCGGTATGGGGTATTGCGGAGCGGCGAATATTAAGAAACTGCATGAGGCAAAATTCACCCGTATTTCTTCTGCCGGATATGTTGAAAGTCACCCCCACGGAGTGATGATCACGCGTGAAGCGCCCAATTACAGTAAGGGGAGTGAGTGA
- the spt gene encoding serine palmitoyltransferase, whose product MNLLREKMMKYDAPQRAKAAGIYPYFRAIESDQDTEVVINGKKVLMFGSNAYLGLTNHPKVKEAAVAATKKYGTGMAGSRFLNGTLDIHLELERKLANFMNKDEAIVFSTGFTVNEGVLGCLTGRDDFIIWDERDHASIIEGLRTSYSTKFKFRHNDVAHLEKQLKRCHQGKVKLIVVDGVFSMEGDLANLPEIVKLAKKYNANIMVDEAHSLGVLGRKYSGRGVCDHFGLLNDVDLVMGTFSKSLASIGGFVAGDYPVINYLRHNARTNIFSASITPAATAAASAALDILKAEPERVKNLWELTHYAINQFKERGFELGPTATPIMPLYVRDNDKTFLVTKLLFEEGIFVNPVVSPAVSPGDTLIRYSLMATHTKEQIDYSLEHIAKVFKNLNILP is encoded by the coding sequence ATGAATCTTTTAAGGGAAAAAATGATGAAATATGATGCTCCGCAACGCGCAAAGGCGGCGGGTATCTACCCCTATTTCCGGGCTATTGAGAGTGACCAGGATACCGAGGTAGTCATCAACGGAAAAAAAGTGTTGATGTTCGGTTCCAATGCATATTTGGGGTTGACCAATCATCCGAAAGTGAAAGAGGCGGCCGTTGCCGCAACCAAAAAATATGGTACCGGGATGGCCGGTTCCCGCTTCCTGAACGGTACACTCGATATTCACCTGGAGTTGGAACGGAAACTTGCCAATTTCATGAATAAGGATGAGGCCATTGTATTTTCTACCGGCTTCACCGTCAATGAGGGGGTACTGGGATGTCTCACGGGAAGGGATGATTTTATTATCTGGGATGAAAGGGACCATGCTTCCATTATAGAGGGACTTCGTACTTCCTATTCTACAAAGTTTAAATTTCGTCATAACGATGTGGCGCATTTGGAGAAACAATTAAAACGCTGCCATCAGGGAAAGGTGAAATTAATTGTTGTAGATGGTGTATTCAGCATGGAGGGAGATCTGGCCAATCTACCCGAGATTGTGAAATTGGCGAAGAAATATAATGCCAACATTATGGTTGATGAAGCCCATAGCCTGGGTGTTCTCGGTCGAAAATACAGTGGACGTGGAGTGTGCGATCATTTTGGCCTGCTTAATGATGTGGACCTGGTGATGGGTACTTTCAGTAAATCTCTGGCGTCAATCGGGGGTTTTGTGGCGGGCGATTACCCTGTTATCAATTACCTGCGTCACAATGCCCGGACAAATATATTCAGTGCAAGTATTACCCCTGCTGCCACTGCTGCTGCATCAGCCGCCCTGGATATATTGAAGGCGGAACCCGAACGGGTGAAGAATTTGTGGGAACTTACCCATTATGCCATCAACCAGTTCAAAGAAAGAGGTTTTGAGCTGGGCCCGACCGCAACACCCATTATGCCTCTCTATGTGCGTGACAATGACAAGACTTTCCTCGTTACCAAGCTTCTGTTTGAAGAAGGTATCTTTGTCAATCCGGTCGTATCTCCGGCAGTTTCCCCGGGCGATACGCTCATTCGCTATTCGTTGATGGCGACACATACCAAAGAGCAGATAGATTACTCTCTAGAGCATATTGCCAAAGTATTTAAAAATCTAAATATCTTGCCATAG